The following proteins come from a genomic window of Paroceanicella profunda:
- a CDS encoding UxaA family hydrolase, translated as MTLLVRDSMHLNSADNVAVALRALKAGETVDGTPLLTDVPMGHKFAVRPVPKGSPVVKYGQVMATATADIATGEHVHVQNCAMAEEHSTESEQRGQMHAKPERTSFEGFLRPDGRAGTRNYIGILASVNCSSTVCGAIAAEANRLLKPKYPGVDGFAPIVHDQGCGMAGSGEGFDTLVRTLKGYRDHPNFAGVLIVGLGCEVNQLTLYKRDDWTRERFQTFNIQEVGGSASAVRRAVELLEPIAEAANRDVRETLPVSLLTLGMQCGGSDGFSGISANPALGVASDMLVAAGGTSILSETPEIFGAEHLLIARADPETGAKIAGMIDWWRAYAARNGASLDNNPSPGNKRGGLTTILEKSLGAVAKGGLSPLSGAYAYAERIDRPGFVYMDSPGYDPVAATGQVASGANIIAFTTGRGSCFGAKPAPSVKLASNGALFRSMPEDMDINCGTILEEGASLEEVGRQIYDFLLDTASGRKTLSEEFGYGDNEFVPWKIGAVL; from the coding sequence ATGACACTCCTCGTGCGCGACAGCATGCATCTCAATTCCGCCGACAACGTGGCCGTGGCGCTTCGTGCGCTCAAGGCCGGCGAGACGGTGGACGGAACCCCCCTCCTCACCGACGTGCCCATGGGCCACAAGTTCGCCGTGCGGCCGGTGCCCAAGGGCAGCCCGGTGGTGAAATACGGCCAGGTGATGGCCACCGCCACCGCAGACATCGCCACGGGCGAGCATGTCCATGTGCAGAACTGCGCCATGGCCGAGGAGCATTCCACCGAATCCGAGCAGCGCGGGCAGATGCATGCGAAGCCCGAGCGCACCAGTTTCGAGGGCTTCCTGCGCCCCGACGGCCGCGCCGGCACGCGCAACTACATCGGCATTCTCGCCTCGGTGAACTGCTCCTCGACCGTCTGCGGCGCCATCGCGGCGGAGGCGAACCGGCTGCTGAAGCCGAAATACCCCGGGGTGGACGGCTTCGCCCCCATCGTGCACGACCAGGGCTGCGGCATGGCGGGCTCGGGTGAAGGCTTCGACACGCTGGTGCGCACCCTCAAGGGCTACCGCGACCACCCGAATTTCGCCGGCGTGCTCATCGTCGGCCTCGGCTGCGAGGTGAACCAGCTCACGCTCTACAAGCGCGATGACTGGACCCGCGAGCGGTTCCAGACCTTCAACATCCAGGAGGTCGGCGGCTCCGCCTCCGCCGTGCGCCGCGCGGTGGAGCTGCTGGAGCCCATCGCCGAGGCCGCGAACCGCGACGTGCGCGAGACGCTGCCGGTCTCGCTGCTCACGCTGGGCATGCAGTGCGGCGGCTCGGACGGGTTCTCCGGCATCTCGGCGAACCCCGCCCTGGGCGTGGCCTCGGACATGCTGGTGGCCGCGGGCGGCACTTCCATCCTGTCGGAAACCCCGGAGATCTTCGGCGCCGAGCACCTGCTCATCGCGAGAGCCGACCCGGAGACCGGCGCGAAGATCGCCGGCATGATCGACTGGTGGCGGGCCTACGCGGCGCGCAACGGCGCCTCGCTGGACAACAACCCCTCCCCCGGCAACAAGCGCGGCGGCCTCACCACCATCCTGGAGAAGTCGCTGGGTGCGGTGGCCAAGGGCGGGCTCTCGCCGCTCTCGGGCGCCTATGCCTATGCCGAGCGCATCGACCGGCCCGGCTTCGTCTACATGGACAGCCCGGGCTATGACCCGGTGGCGGCCACCGGCCAGGTGGCGAGCGGGGCGAACATCATCGCCTTCACCACCGGGCGCGGCTCCTGCTTCGGCGCGAAGCCCGCGCCCTCGGTGAAGCTTGCCTCCAACGGTGCGCTGTTCCGCTCCATGCCCGAGGACATGGACATCAACTGCGGCACCATCCTGGAGGAGGGCGCGAGCCTGGAGGAGGTGGGCCGGCAGATCTACGATTTCCTGCTCGACACCGCGTCCGGGCGGAAGACTCTCTCCGAGGAGTTCGGCTACGGTGACAACGAGTTTGTCCCGTGGAAGATCGGAGCCGTCCTGTGA
- a CDS encoding sugar kinase, which produces MTIPSVACIGEAMLELSGETGAEPLRLTNAFAGDTLNTAVYLARLGLGEVAYVTLLGQDAVSDSMLRFMAAEGLSTEHVGRHPDRLPGIYMIENEPDGERHFRYWRDAAAARRLFTGEAGPRPEDLSSYGLIYLSGISVAILSEEARAALLAFLPGYRAGGGRFAFDSNYRPRLWSSAAEAREVLARFWAEADIALPSIDDEIALHGGGEAGVLARFGALTGAEVLIKRGADGPLALTGGQVQALAPFPRAERVVDTTGAGDSFNAGYLAARLSGADIATSAARAHALSMEVIGHRGAILPRRSPQPA; this is translated from the coding sequence GTGACCATACCTTCCGTCGCCTGCATCGGCGAGGCCATGCTGGAACTCTCCGGCGAAACCGGCGCGGAGCCCCTGCGCCTGACCAACGCCTTCGCCGGCGACACGCTGAACACCGCCGTCTATCTCGCCCGCCTCGGCCTGGGCGAAGTGGCCTATGTCACCCTGCTGGGCCAGGACGCGGTGTCGGATTCGATGCTGCGCTTCATGGCCGCCGAGGGGCTGTCGACCGAGCATGTCGGCCGCCACCCGGACCGGCTGCCCGGCATCTACATGATCGAGAACGAGCCGGACGGCGAGCGGCACTTCCGCTACTGGCGCGACGCCGCCGCCGCCCGCCGCCTGTTCACCGGCGAGGCCGGGCCGCGCCCGGAGGACCTCTCCAGCTACGGGCTGATCTATCTCTCCGGCATCTCCGTGGCGATCCTGTCGGAGGAGGCGCGCGCGGCGCTGCTCGCCTTCCTGCCCGGATACCGCGCGGGCGGCGGTCGCTTCGCCTTCGACAGCAACTACCGCCCGCGGCTCTGGTCCTCCGCCGCCGAGGCGCGCGAGGTGCTGGCGCGGTTCTGGGCCGAGGCGGACATCGCCCTGCCCTCCATCGATGACGAGATCGCGCTGCACGGCGGCGGCGAGGCCGGGGTGCTGGCCCGCTTCGGCGCGCTCACCGGCGCCGAGGTGCTGATCAAGCGCGGTGCGGACGGGCCGCTCGCGCTCACCGGCGGCCAGGTGCAGGCGCTCGCGCCCTTCCCGCGCGCCGAGCGTGTGGTCGACACGACGGGTGCCGGCGACAGTTTCAACGCGGGCTATCTGGCGGCCCGGCTCTCGGGCGCCGACATCGCCACCTCCGCCGCGCGGGCGCATGCGCTCTCGATGGAGGTGATCGGCCATCGCGGCGCCATCCTGCCGCGCAGGAGCCCCCAGCCCGCCTGA
- a CDS encoding aa3-type cytochrome c oxidase subunit IV gives MALQPHTGADHDDAHGGRDITQQQHTFHAFIRLTQWAVGVIFLGLLFLALVNS, from the coding sequence ATGGCCCTTCAGCCGCACACCGGAGCCGACCATGACGATGCGCATGGCGGCCGGGACATCACCCAGCAGCAGCACACGTTCCACGCCTTCATCCGCCTCACGCAATGGGCCGTGGGGGTGATCTTCCTGGGCCTGCTGTTCCTGGCGCTGGTCAACAGCTGA
- a CDS encoding LysR family transcriptional regulator, translating to MTLEQLRIFIAVAELEHMTRAADVLHLSQSAVSAAIATLEDRHGVALFHRVGRRIELTEIGAAFLGEARAVLARAEAAEQVLGEFGGLVRGRLRLVASQTIAGYWLPGVLARFRARYPRIDITLAIANSEGAAAQAESGEAELGFVEGRIHAPALSQQAVAQDRLVLIAPPGMAVPERVDAGWLARAPWILREPGSGTRSSLEEILRSRGIDPDSQTVALTLPSNAGVLSAVEAGAGVAVLSERVVARAVAGGSVRALEADLPARAFHALRHRDRSRSRAAGALLDLIREMTS from the coding sequence ATGACCCTCGAACAATTGCGCATCTTCATCGCCGTGGCCGAGCTCGAGCACATGACCCGGGCAGCCGACGTGCTGCACCTGTCGCAATCGGCGGTGAGCGCGGCCATCGCCACGCTGGAGGACCGCCACGGCGTGGCGCTGTTCCACCGGGTGGGGCGGCGCATCGAGCTCACGGAGATCGGCGCGGCGTTCCTCGGGGAGGCGCGCGCCGTGCTGGCCCGGGCGGAGGCGGCGGAGCAGGTGCTGGGCGAATTCGGCGGGCTGGTGCGCGGGCGGCTGCGGCTGGTCGCCAGCCAGACCATCGCCGGCTACTGGCTGCCCGGGGTGCTGGCGCGCTTTCGGGCCCGCTACCCGCGCATCGACATCACCCTCGCCATCGCCAACAGCGAGGGCGCGGCGGCGCAGGCGGAGAGCGGCGAGGCCGAGCTGGGCTTCGTCGAGGGCAGGATCCACGCGCCCGCGCTGAGCCAGCAGGCCGTGGCGCAGGACCGGCTGGTGCTGATCGCGCCGCCGGGCATGGCGGTTCCGGAGCGGGTGGACGCGGGCTGGCTGGCGCGCGCGCCCTGGATCCTGCGCGAGCCGGGCTCGGGCACGCGCTCCTCGCTGGAGGAGATCCTGCGCAGCCGCGGCATCGACCCGGACAGCCAGACCGTCGCCCTCACCCTGCCGTCGAACGCCGGCGTGCTCTCGGCGGTGGAAGCCGGCGCCGGGGTGGCGGTGCTCTCCGAGCGCGTGGTGGCCCGGGCGGTGGCCGGCGGCTCGGTGCGCGCGCTGGAGGCGGACCTGCCGGCCCGCGCCTTCCACGCCCTGCGCCACCGCGACCGCAGCCGCAGCCGCGCCGCCGGCGCCTTGCTCGACCTCATCCGGGAGATGACATCATGA
- a CDS encoding TDT family transporter, whose protein sequence is MTRFALAAARLRPFSALEHPREVIRQFTPNWFAVTMGTGVVALALPQIPGAGPALMPVAEAIWQADIGLFTLFALLYALRWILFPQEARRIFGHGVVSMFLGTIPMGFATLINGLIVFGLPRWGAQVVPLAEALWWLDAAMALACGVGVPFLMFSRQEHRFDTMTAVWLLPVVAAEVAAASGGLIAPHLADPASAYAMLVASYALWACSVPVAFAMITMLMLRMALHKLPDESMAATSWLALGPIGTGALGMLVLGADAPAIFAAQGLAGVGEIASGLGVLLGLVLWGFGMWWFLLATLITCHHLRRGIPFNLGAWGYTFPIGVYTLATFRLGDTLGLAVFDLAGTVLATGLTLLWLWVAGQTLRGGWCGRLFVSPCIAGLRRG, encoded by the coding sequence ATGACCAGGTTCGCTCTCGCCGCGGCACGGCTGCGGCCGTTCTCCGCGCTCGAACACCCGCGCGAAGTGATCCGCCAGTTCACCCCGAACTGGTTCGCCGTCACCATGGGCACCGGCGTCGTCGCCCTCGCCCTGCCGCAGATCCCCGGAGCCGGGCCGGCGCTGATGCCGGTGGCCGAGGCGATCTGGCAGGCGGACATCGGGCTCTTCACCCTGTTCGCGCTGCTCTACGCCCTGCGCTGGATCCTGTTCCCGCAGGAGGCGCGGCGGATCTTCGGGCATGGCGTGGTGTCGATGTTCCTCGGCACCATCCCGATGGGCTTCGCCACCCTGATCAACGGGCTCATCGTGTTCGGCCTGCCGCGCTGGGGCGCGCAGGTGGTGCCGCTGGCCGAGGCGCTGTGGTGGCTGGACGCGGCCATGGCACTGGCCTGCGGCGTGGGCGTGCCCTTCCTGATGTTCTCGCGCCAGGAGCACCGGTTCGACACGATGACCGCGGTCTGGCTGCTCCCGGTGGTGGCGGCGGAGGTGGCGGCGGCGAGCGGCGGGCTCATCGCCCCGCATCTCGCGGACCCGGCCTCGGCCTATGCCATGCTGGTCGCCTCCTACGCGCTCTGGGCCTGCTCGGTGCCGGTGGCCTTCGCGATGATCACCATGCTGATGCTGCGCATGGCGCTGCACAAGCTGCCCGACGAGAGCATGGCGGCCACGAGCTGGCTCGCCCTCGGGCCGATCGGCACCGGGGCGCTGGGGATGCTGGTGCTGGGCGCCGACGCGCCGGCGATCTTCGCCGCGCAGGGGCTGGCGGGCGTGGGAGAGATCGCCTCGGGCCTCGGCGTGCTGCTCGGCCTCGTGCTCTGGGGGTTCGGGATGTGGTGGTTCCTGCTGGCCACGCTGATCACCTGCCACCACCTGCGCCGGGGCATTCCGTTCAACCTCGGAGCCTGGGGCTACACCTTCCCGATCGGGGTCTACACCCTCGCCACCTTCCGGCTGGGCGACACGCTCGGCCTCGCGGTCTTCGACCTGGCGGGCACGGTGCTGGCAACCGGGCTGACGCTGCTCTGGCTCTGGGTGGCCGGGCAGACCCTGCGCGGCGGCTGGTGCGGCAGGCTCTTCGTCTCGCCCTGCATCGCCGGGCTGCGCAGGGGCTGA
- a CDS encoding GFA family protein, with product MSDTSLTGGCACGALRYTAAGAPVAALHCQCRHCRMRSGTGHSSYLVFAGEGAVRLTGTPRTWRVAGDSGAEKIHAFCPTCGTPTHVHFAAQPGITAVHAGSLDAPEAFRPTLRTYAVRAMEWDWQDPALSALPEGPPG from the coding sequence ATGAGCGATACATCCCTCACCGGCGGCTGCGCCTGCGGCGCCCTCCGCTACACGGCGGCCGGCGCGCCGGTGGCCGCGCTGCACTGCCAGTGCCGGCACTGCCGGATGCGCAGCGGAACCGGCCATTCCTCCTATCTCGTCTTCGCGGGGGAGGGGGCGGTGCGCCTCACCGGCACCCCCCGCACCTGGCGCGTCGCGGGGGACAGCGGGGCGGAGAAGATCCACGCCTTCTGCCCCACCTGCGGCACGCCCACCCACGTGCATTTCGCCGCGCAACCGGGCATCACCGCCGTGCATGCCGGCAGCCTGGACGCGCCGGAGGCCTTCCGCCCCACCCTGCGCACCTACGCCGTGCGCGCCATGGAGTGGGACTGGCAGGACCCCGCCCTGAGCGCGCTGCCCGAAGGCCCGCCGGGCTGA
- a CDS encoding SRPBCC family protein, with protein MTDRSASFVYVTYIRTRPEKVFEAITRPEVARRYWGHENVSDSWTPGAAWQHVRLDAARTVDLVGEVIESDPPRRLVLSWANESRRQEPDQYSRVTFDIVPEGEMVRLTVTHEDLEPGGGMLAGISRGWPKVLSSLKSLLETGRGMAL; from the coding sequence ATGACCGACAGATCCGCCAGTTTCGTCTATGTCACCTACATCCGCACCAGGCCGGAGAAGGTGTTCGAGGCTATCACCCGGCCCGAGGTGGCGCGCCGCTACTGGGGCCACGAGAACGTATCCGACAGCTGGACACCCGGCGCCGCCTGGCAGCACGTGCGCCTCGATGCGGCGCGCACGGTGGACCTTGTGGGCGAGGTGATCGAGAGCGATCCGCCCCGCCGGCTGGTGCTGAGCTGGGCGAACGAGAGCCGGCGGCAGGAGCCGGACCAGTACAGCCGCGTGACCTTCGATATCGTGCCGGAGGGCGAGATGGTCCGGCTCACCGTCACCCATGAGGATCTGGAGCCCGGCGGCGGCATGCTTGCGGGCATCAGCAGGGGCTGGCCGAAGGTGCTCTCCAGCCTGAAATCCCTGCTCGAAACCGGCCGGGGCATGGCGCTCTGA
- a CDS encoding ArsR/SmtB family transcription factor, protein MDDDKVFRALADPGRRQLLDRLCDRNGQTLGQLCEGMDITRQSVTQHLTLLEQANLVSTVRRGREKLHFINPVPLHEVYERWIRKFEEGRLRLLHDLRTELEGTQE, encoded by the coding sequence ATGGATGATGACAAGGTGTTCAGGGCGCTGGCGGACCCCGGGCGCAGGCAGCTGCTCGACAGGCTCTGCGACCGCAACGGCCAGACCCTGGGCCAGCTCTGCGAGGGCATGGACATCACCCGCCAGTCCGTGACCCAGCACCTGACGCTGCTGGAGCAGGCCAACCTCGTGAGCACGGTGCGTCGCGGGCGCGAGAAGCTGCATTTCATCAACCCGGTCCCGCTCCACGAGGTCTACGAGCGCTGGATCCGGAAGTTCGAGGAGGGCCGTCTGCGCCTTCTGCACGACCTCAGGACAGAGCTCGAAGGGACGCAGGAATGA